From a region of the Spelaeicoccus albus genome:
- the hpt gene encoding hypoxanthine phosphoribosyltransferase → MDNNDLGSDIDKVLVTEDQIKARLVELAEEIDKDYAGKDLLIVGVLKGAVMVMADLARALHSHVTMDWMAVSSYGSGTQSSGVVRILKDLDADLTGRHVLVVEDIIDSGLTLSWLVSNLGSRGPASVEICTMLRKPEAAKVSIDVKYVGFDVPNEFVIGYGLDYAEKYRNVPFVATLAEHVYK, encoded by the coding sequence GTGGACAATAACGATCTTGGATCCGATATCGACAAAGTGCTGGTCACCGAGGACCAGATCAAGGCCCGCCTGGTCGAACTCGCCGAAGAGATCGATAAGGACTACGCCGGCAAGGATCTGCTCATCGTCGGCGTGCTCAAAGGCGCCGTGATGGTGATGGCGGACCTGGCCAGGGCCTTGCACTCGCACGTGACAATGGACTGGATGGCGGTGTCGTCGTACGGATCGGGAACGCAGTCCAGCGGCGTGGTCCGCATCCTCAAGGATCTGGATGCCGACCTGACCGGACGGCACGTGCTCGTCGTGGAGGACATCATCGATTCCGGCCTGACGCTGTCGTGGCTCGTATCGAACTTGGGCTCGCGCGGCCCGGCGTCCGTCGAGATCTGCACAATGCTGCGCAAGCCCGAAGCCGCAAAGGTCTCGATCGACGTGAAGTACGTCGGCTTTGACGTACCGAACGAGTTTGTGATCGGCTATGGCCTGGACTATGCGGAAAAATACCGGAATGTGCCGTTCGTGGCGACGCTTGCCGAGCACGTCTACAAGTGA
- the folP gene encoding dihydropteroate synthase, whose translation MKSAERTRIMGVVNVTPDSFSDGGKYFKQGDAVRHGLDLLGEGADILDVGGESTRPGAVRVDEDEELRRVIPVVRALAAEGAPISVDTMRVSVAERALDAGATILNDVSGTRAEPEMALLAARSGARLIVMHWREHSVSMQNAAHYDEVRADVVRELSEQLAIVRHAGVPAENIIVDPGLGFSKTGEHNWELLAGLARIQSLGYPVLVAASRKRFLSTMLAAADLDRNARTDAGQADGRDDATAAISALSAASGAWAVRVHAVRASRIAVEVCAEWNARRTAGEV comes from the coding sequence ATGAAGTCGGCCGAGCGCACCCGGATCATGGGCGTCGTGAACGTGACGCCCGATTCGTTCAGCGACGGCGGAAAATACTTCAAACAAGGTGACGCCGTGCGGCACGGTCTCGACCTCCTGGGCGAGGGGGCGGACATTTTGGACGTCGGCGGCGAATCGACCCGTCCGGGCGCGGTCCGCGTCGATGAAGACGAAGAGCTCCGCAGGGTGATCCCCGTCGTCCGCGCGCTTGCGGCCGAGGGGGCGCCGATCAGCGTCGACACCATGCGCGTGAGCGTGGCCGAGCGCGCCCTCGATGCCGGCGCCACGATTTTGAACGATGTCTCCGGCACCCGCGCCGAGCCGGAAATGGCGTTGCTGGCGGCGCGCAGCGGGGCCCGTCTGATAGTCATGCACTGGCGTGAGCACAGCGTATCGATGCAGAATGCCGCCCACTACGACGAGGTCCGCGCCGACGTGGTGCGCGAGTTGAGCGAGCAACTGGCGATCGTCCGGCATGCCGGCGTGCCTGCCGAGAACATCATCGTCGACCCGGGTCTGGGGTTTTCCAAGACGGGGGAGCACAACTGGGAACTGCTTGCCGGCCTGGCGCGCATCCAAAGCCTCGGGTATCCGGTGCTCGTGGCCGCCAGCCGCAAACGATTCCTTTCCACTATGCTTGCCGCAGCGGACCTCGACCGGAACGCCCGGACGGACGCCGGCCAGGCCGACGGCAGGGACGACGCGACGGCCGCGATCTCGGCATTGTCCGCGGCGTCCGGCGCTTGGGCGGTGCGCGTGCACGCCGTACGCGCCAGCCGTATCGCCGTCGAAGTCTGCGCCGAATGGAACGCGCGTCGAACGGCCGGGGAGGTCTGA
- the dacB gene encoding D-alanyl-D-alanine carboxypeptidase/D-alanyl-D-alanine endopeptidase: MGTKAAVGVGVVAALVLGYAAADVFDVAPGILTTSAPAAKPAAQRVPGLEQSGGPRVLAPLHADAPAPTRPALRRELSNLLSAKALGKSVGFEVRDARTGRALYASDAKKPHTPASTTKLLTATAALTALGPGQRFSTTVRSGPGKDDVTVQAGGDVLLGRGKSKPSSTTGHAGLGTLADKTAAALKKKGRRTVAVHLDTSVFAGPARNPLWAQHSVQGGQVAPIEPLMVDAGRVKDGQNIPRASDPAMAATTIFAKKLEADGITVVGKPTRTHAQAGSTVLARVKSARLSQIVRYMLQWSDNTVAETLGRLVAVQTGRPGSTLGAVDAVTDEVKKLGVDVARVELHDTSGLSHHNRLTAAALTDLLVLAASGKHANLDSLIPSLPVAGLNGTLQYRYGKAAWPGAGLVHAKTGSLFKVSSLAGVVTDASGRMLTFALIADRTPPDDVESTHRAMDAIAARLAECGCAG, from the coding sequence GTGGGCACCAAAGCAGCGGTCGGCGTCGGCGTCGTCGCCGCCCTCGTTCTCGGCTATGCGGCGGCCGACGTGTTCGACGTCGCCCCGGGGATTTTGACCACCTCCGCGCCGGCGGCCAAGCCGGCCGCCCAGCGCGTTCCCGGACTTGAACAATCCGGTGGGCCCCGGGTACTGGCACCCTTGCACGCCGACGCTCCGGCGCCCACCCGGCCCGCGCTTCGCCGCGAGCTTTCGAACCTGCTCTCGGCCAAGGCGCTGGGCAAGTCGGTGGGCTTCGAAGTGCGGGACGCGAGGACCGGCCGCGCCTTGTACGCGTCGGACGCAAAGAAACCGCACACTCCGGCCTCGACGACGAAACTGCTGACCGCCACGGCCGCGCTGACCGCCCTCGGACCAGGCCAACGGTTTTCCACAACTGTGCGATCCGGCCCCGGAAAGGACGACGTCACGGTGCAGGCCGGGGGCGACGTGCTGCTGGGACGCGGGAAGTCGAAACCGTCCTCGACAACCGGACATGCCGGTCTCGGCACGCTAGCCGACAAGACCGCCGCCGCTTTGAAGAAGAAGGGACGACGCACGGTCGCAGTGCATCTCGATACGTCCGTGTTCGCCGGGCCGGCCCGAAACCCGCTGTGGGCGCAGCACTCCGTGCAGGGTGGTCAGGTCGCCCCGATCGAACCGCTCATGGTGGACGCCGGGAGGGTCAAGGACGGGCAGAACATCCCGCGCGCGTCCGATCCGGCCATGGCCGCGACCACCATCTTTGCCAAGAAGCTGGAAGCCGACGGGATCACCGTCGTCGGAAAACCGACCCGCACGCACGCACAAGCCGGATCGACGGTGCTCGCCCGGGTGAAGTCGGCGCGGCTGTCGCAGATCGTGCGTTATATGCTCCAGTGGTCCGACAACACGGTCGCCGAGACGCTCGGGCGACTCGTCGCCGTCCAGACCGGCAGGCCGGGATCGACGTTGGGCGCCGTGGACGCAGTCACCGACGAAGTGAAGAAGCTCGGGGTCGATGTGGCGCGCGTCGAATTGCACGACACGTCCGGGCTTTCGCACCACAACCGTCTGACGGCGGCGGCGCTGACCGATCTGTTGGTGCTCGCGGCGTCCGGCAAACATGCGAACCTCGACTCGCTCATCCCGTCGCTGCCGGTGGCAGGACTGAACGGCACGCTGCAATACAGGTACGGCAAAGCTGCGTGGCCCGGCGCCGGCCTCGTGCATGCCAAGACCGGCTCGTTGTTCAAGGTCAGCTCCCTGGCCGGGGTCGTCACGGACGCGTCCGGCCGTATGCTCACGTTCGCGTTGATCGCCGATCGCACGCCGCCGGACGACGTCGAAAGCACCCACCGGGCAATGGACGCCATTGCAGCCCGGCTGGCCGAGTGCGGATGCGCCGGCTAG
- the ftsH gene encoding ATP-dependent zinc metalloprotease FtsH, with translation MNMKRIFRGPVVWIVLVLLIVLIGASALSSKGFQAVDTSAGMRLLKNGDVQQAKIVDGDQRVDLTLKSDYKDKGKKVQFNYVAPRGADVVKAVDKANPSGGYTDEVPKQSWWSSLLINILPFIIIIGIFWFLLSQMQGGGSKIMQFGKSKAKLVSKDTPSVTFDDVAGVDEAVEELEEIKEFLAEPAKFQAVGAKIPKGVLLYGPPGTGKTLLARAVAGEAGVPFYSISGSDFVEMYVGVGASRVRDLFDQAKQNSPAIIFVDEIDAVGRHRGAGMGGGHDEREQTLNQLLVEMDGFDVKTNVILIAATNRPDILDPALLRPGRFDRQVSVEAPDLNGREHILTVHSKGKPMAADVDLSLVARRTPGFSGADLANVLNEAALLTARSNAQIIDNRALDEAIDRVIAGPQKRTRLMNDKEKKITAYHEGGHALVASALRHLDPVTKVTILPRGRALGYTMVMPTEDKYSTTRNELLDQLAYALGGRVAEELIFHDPTTGAANDIDKATDMARKMVTQYGMSERVGAIKVGSTGEEPFVGRDVGHDRGYSEKVASVVDEEVRRFIEAAHDEAWEIVTENRKVLDNLVLELLEHETLNQQELAVVFEPIIKRDLRPVWLSNDNRPVSDLPPVQGPGETPMAPQDEAAEAGETTESGSVQTITRPDAGNGRDPGGQGPDGQGPDGAGRGDA, from the coding sequence ATGAACATGAAGCGTATTTTCCGCGGTCCCGTGGTGTGGATCGTGCTGGTCTTGCTGATCGTGCTGATCGGCGCCTCGGCTTTGTCGAGCAAGGGGTTCCAGGCCGTCGACACCAGCGCCGGGATGCGCCTGTTGAAGAACGGCGACGTGCAGCAGGCCAAGATCGTGGACGGTGACCAACGGGTCGACCTCACCTTGAAAAGCGACTACAAGGACAAGGGCAAGAAGGTCCAGTTCAACTACGTCGCACCGCGGGGCGCCGACGTCGTCAAGGCCGTCGACAAGGCGAACCCGTCCGGCGGCTACACCGACGAGGTGCCCAAGCAGTCGTGGTGGTCGTCGCTGCTGATCAACATCCTGCCGTTCATCATCATCATCGGCATCTTTTGGTTTCTGCTGTCGCAAATGCAAGGCGGCGGCTCGAAGATCATGCAGTTCGGCAAGTCGAAGGCCAAACTCGTCTCGAAGGACACGCCGAGCGTCACCTTCGACGACGTCGCGGGCGTCGACGAAGCGGTCGAAGAACTCGAGGAGATCAAGGAGTTCCTTGCCGAACCCGCCAAATTCCAGGCCGTCGGCGCCAAGATTCCCAAGGGCGTCCTGCTGTACGGCCCGCCCGGAACGGGTAAGACGCTGTTGGCACGGGCAGTCGCCGGCGAGGCCGGGGTGCCGTTCTATTCGATCTCGGGGTCGGACTTCGTCGAAATGTACGTCGGCGTGGGCGCTTCGCGCGTGCGGGATTTGTTCGACCAGGCCAAGCAGAATTCGCCGGCCATCATCTTCGTCGACGAAATCGATGCCGTCGGCCGCCACCGCGGCGCCGGAATGGGCGGCGGGCACGACGAACGCGAACAGACGCTGAACCAGCTGCTGGTGGAAATGGACGGGTTCGACGTCAAGACGAACGTCATCCTGATCGCCGCTACCAACCGACCGGACATTCTCGACCCGGCGCTGCTGCGCCCGGGCCGTTTCGACCGCCAGGTCTCGGTCGAAGCGCCGGACCTGAACGGCCGCGAGCACATCCTGACGGTGCACTCCAAGGGCAAGCCGATGGCCGCCGACGTCGACCTGTCGCTGGTGGCCCGCCGCACGCCGGGCTTTTCCGGCGCCGATCTGGCGAACGTGCTCAACGAGGCTGCGCTGCTCACTGCCCGCTCGAACGCGCAGATCATCGACAACCGGGCCCTCGACGAAGCAATCGACCGCGTCATAGCGGGGCCGCAAAAGCGCACCCGGCTGATGAACGACAAGGAAAAGAAGATCACCGCCTACCACGAGGGCGGCCACGCTCTCGTGGCCTCGGCGCTGCGTCACCTCGACCCCGTCACCAAGGTCACCATCCTGCCGCGCGGCCGTGCGCTCGGGTACACCATGGTGATGCCGACCGAGGACAAGTACTCGACGACCAGAAACGAACTGCTCGACCAGCTGGCGTATGCGCTTGGCGGGCGCGTGGCGGAAGAACTCATCTTCCACGATCCGACCACGGGTGCTGCCAACGACATCGACAAGGCCACCGACATGGCGCGCAAGATGGTCACGCAATACGGCATGAGCGAGCGCGTCGGCGCCATCAAGGTCGGCAGTACCGGCGAGGAGCCGTTCGTCGGCCGCGACGTCGGCCATGACCGCGGCTACTCGGAAAAGGTCGCATCGGTCGTCGACGAAGAGGTCCGCAGGTTCATCGAAGCGGCGCACGACGAAGCGTGGGAGATCGTCACGGAGAACCGCAAGGTTCTGGACAACCTCGTGCTGGAACTGCTCGAACACGAGACATTGAACCAGCAGGAGTTGGCGGTGGTGTTCGAACCGATCATCAAACGCGATCTGCGGCCGGTCTGGCTGTCCAACGACAACCGGCCCGTTTCGGATCTTCCGCCCGTTCAAGGACCGGGCGAAACGCCGATGGCCCCGCAGGACGAGGCCGCCGAGGCCGGCGAGACCACCGAATCCGGGTCGGTGCAGACCATCACCAGGCCGGACGCCGGCAACGGCCGCGATCCGGGCGGGCAGGGTCCCGACGGGCAGGGCCCGGACGGCGCGGGACGCGGCGATGCATGA
- the folE gene encoding GTP cyclohydrolase I FolE, protein MHEPNLSLDGSVDTDRIERAVREILIAIGEDPDRDGLQETPARVARSYREIFAGLGQDPADILSAVFDIGHDEMVLVKDIPVYSTCEHHLVPFHGVAHVGYIPGNDGRVTGLSKIARLVEMFARRPQVQERMTTQIADALVTNLAPRGAIVVIECEHLCMSMRGVRKPGASTVTSAVRGQLRDPSTRAEAMSLILRR, encoded by the coding sequence ATGCATGAGCCGAACCTGAGCCTGGACGGTTCGGTCGACACCGACCGGATCGAACGCGCCGTCCGCGAAATCCTCATTGCCATCGGCGAGGATCCGGACCGGGACGGTCTGCAAGAGACCCCCGCTCGCGTGGCCCGGTCGTACCGGGAGATTTTCGCCGGTCTGGGGCAGGATCCTGCCGATATCCTCTCGGCAGTGTTCGACATCGGGCACGACGAGATGGTTCTGGTCAAGGACATCCCGGTGTATTCGACCTGCGAACACCACCTGGTGCCGTTCCACGGCGTCGCGCACGTCGGCTACATTCCCGGAAACGACGGCCGCGTCACGGGTCTGAGCAAGATTGCCAGACTCGTTGAAATGTTTGCCCGGCGCCCGCAGGTGCAAGAGCGGATGACCACCCAGATCGCCGACGCGCTCGTGACGAACCTGGCTCCGCGCGGTGCAATTGTCGTCATTGAATGCGAGCATTTGTGCATGTCCATGCGCGGCGTCCGCAAGCCGGGCGCGTCAACCGTGACGTCGGCCGTCCGCGGCCAGCTGCGCGATCCCTCGACGAGGGCCGAAGCCATGAGCCTGATCCTGAGGCGTTAA
- the tilS gene encoding tRNA lysidine(34) synthetase TilS codes for MNARRPRLTTEVADIRGAVKASLDDVEARDITVACSGGPDSLILAVETGFVAAKLGKIVRAVIIDHDLQPGSAEVAVRTAATLSARGIDARIERVRVSRTASGIEADARAARYRVLDACPGPVLLGHTQDDQAETVLLGLARGSGTRALAGMRRSRGKYLRPLLGVPRSVVLRAVDAEGLEPWHDPMNDDPAFARVRARRDVLPLMESRLGPGISAALARSAEQCGEDADALDQMADALAARAVTTGEGVEVRAGELAGSPSALRRRVLLGAAVVAGADASALARVHAVGLDRLVGSASGGVAISLPGGLSATRYGDLIGFRRVGGD; via the coding sequence ATGAACGCGCGCCGACCGCGGCTGACCACTGAAGTGGCGGATATTCGCGGTGCCGTCAAAGCATCGCTGGACGACGTCGAAGCACGCGACATCACAGTGGCGTGCAGCGGCGGACCCGATTCGCTGATCCTGGCGGTCGAGACGGGGTTCGTCGCCGCGAAACTCGGTAAAATCGTGCGGGCAGTCATCATCGACCACGACCTGCAGCCCGGGTCGGCCGAGGTGGCGGTACGAACCGCCGCGACGCTGAGCGCCCGCGGCATCGACGCGCGCATCGAACGCGTCCGGGTCAGCCGTACGGCCTCGGGCATCGAAGCCGATGCACGAGCGGCGCGGTACCGCGTTCTCGATGCGTGTCCCGGCCCGGTTCTGCTCGGTCACACGCAGGACGATCAGGCCGAGACCGTGCTGCTGGGCCTGGCCCGCGGCTCCGGGACGCGGGCGTTGGCCGGGATGCGCCGGAGCCGCGGCAAATACCTCCGCCCGCTCTTGGGGGTTCCCCGCAGCGTCGTCCTGCGCGCCGTCGATGCCGAAGGACTGGAGCCGTGGCACGACCCCATGAACGACGATCCGGCATTCGCCCGGGTGCGCGCCCGGCGGGATGTACTGCCGCTGATGGAAAGTCGGCTCGGCCCCGGAATCAGTGCAGCGCTGGCCCGCAGCGCCGAACAATGCGGCGAGGACGCCGATGCGCTCGACCAGATGGCCGACGCACTGGCAGCCCGCGCCGTGACGACGGGGGAGGGCGTCGAAGTGCGTGCCGGGGAACTCGCCGGGAGCCCGTCCGCCCTTCGCCGGCGAGTACTGCTCGGCGCGGCCGTGGTGGCCGGAGCCGACGCTTCGGCGTTGGCCCGCGTGCACGCGGTGGGGCTCGATCGCCTCGTCGGCTCGGCGAGCGGCGGAGTCGCCATTTCGCTGCCCGGCGGGCTGAGCGCGACACGGTACGGCGACTTGATCGGCTTCCGGCGGGTCGGCGGCGATTAG
- a CDS encoding zinc-dependent metalloprotease — translation MPDSSGSRADQMIDFDFAWRTANELLPAGPSMSPSEREAHVSALREAAEIATAHVQRVSGLDVDEALERDTSVLVVDRSSWAKANTQSFRTLLEAPIAAALDAGDKSSGVGPVSRRTTGAELGAMLAFLGTRVLGQYEPFAPGGGRLLLVAPTIASVAQRLDVDHDDFRLWVCLHEETHRVQFAAAPWLAAHVRGRIDSLGEQMLGTVSAADRLRQIFRKVPEVFGPGGTKEALDLVSTPQSSLELDRLTAIMSLLEGHADVVMDEVGPEVIPTVEHIRSTFNAHRSGHGGIDGLIRKFLGLEAKMRQYKEGAAFVRAVVARVGFAGLNRVWLAPEYLPEPDEIAEPDRWLRRVL, via the coding sequence ATGCCTGATTCCTCCGGCTCCCGCGCGGACCAGATGATCGATTTCGATTTCGCGTGGCGCACCGCCAACGAACTCCTGCCGGCGGGCCCCTCGATGAGTCCGAGCGAACGCGAGGCCCACGTGAGCGCCCTGCGCGAGGCCGCCGAGATCGCCACCGCCCACGTGCAACGCGTATCGGGACTCGACGTCGACGAGGCACTCGAACGTGATACGTCGGTGCTCGTCGTCGATCGCAGCTCGTGGGCCAAGGCCAATACCCAGTCCTTCCGCACGCTGCTGGAGGCCCCGATCGCGGCGGCGCTGGACGCCGGTGACAAGAGCTCCGGCGTCGGGCCCGTGTCCCGGCGCACCACCGGGGCCGAACTGGGTGCCATGCTGGCCTTTCTCGGAACCCGGGTGCTCGGCCAGTACGAGCCGTTTGCGCCGGGCGGCGGCAGGCTGCTCCTCGTCGCGCCGACGATCGCCTCGGTCGCGCAGCGGCTCGACGTCGACCACGACGACTTCCGCTTGTGGGTGTGCCTGCACGAAGAGACCCACCGGGTTCAGTTTGCGGCGGCGCCGTGGCTGGCCGCGCACGTGCGCGGCCGGATCGATTCGCTCGGCGAGCAAATGCTCGGCACCGTCAGCGCTGCCGACCGCTTGCGGCAAATTTTCCGGAAGGTGCCCGAGGTGTTCGGGCCGGGCGGCACCAAAGAAGCCCTCGACCTGGTGTCGACGCCGCAAAGCTCGCTCGAACTCGACAGGCTGACGGCCATCATGAGTCTCTTGGAGGGCCATGCCGACGTCGTCATGGACGAGGTCGGTCCGGAAGTCATTCCGACAGTGGAGCATATCCGCAGCACGTTCAACGCACACCGATCCGGCCACGGCGGCATTGACGGGCTGATCCGCAAATTCCTCGGGCTCGAAGCGAAAATGCGCCAATACAAGGAAGGCGCGGCATTCGTGCGCGCCGTTGTTGCACGGGTTGGCTTCGCCGGGCTGAACCGGGTCTGGCTGGCGCCGGAATACCTGCCCGAACCCGACGAGATCGCCGAACCCGACCGCTGGCTCCGCCGAGTACTATGA